One region of Vibrio pelagius genomic DNA includes:
- a CDS encoding PglL family O-oligosaccharyltransferase, translating into MATIHTSGTQLEAQVTQLPLNKPFLVSLAVVFLIAMHFFMPNPGGSGLALSFNPTTWLALSFTLAIGFYQMANNRVIKYSKLTIGLLISCIILTLPVLYSNAALSGASGRLLGLWAGFALFVLLQQFKFSNKHKQRLLWFIVLAVMLQALFGYFQYFFLEAGNMFGYNTKANRPYGIFQQPNVMASFLATGFVLSAYLLARQPTKYNLKLSESFLLYLMPAITVPLLIIIASRTGWLASVLSFVLILPYLYKFSTKKRFYGWCGSVVLGLIAGFAIINLQAADSLASKRTHLESPRAYTFPQALDMMVEKPFSGYGYGKFESEYTLYTARQHQLNPNYHPGLPAMDHPHNELLFWGVEGGIVPIIGILLAAALVAGRITTAIKGTRLALFALFIPIVLHSQLEYPFYHSAIHWITFIVLLYWVDQRTSQHYQKGFSIISKTLFRVTSLVVPILVSFYMLSALHTNYVLTKFEKSQPKNPDILKEVSNPVVWKDRYDWDIYSTYLNIGLYQEDPKLIQPYIDWSLNIIKSKPRPAFYNNLILAYQGLGDESKAEQIRSEAQFLFPNRDFSTVQYQRPSQVKSSTSSAHSSAQ; encoded by the coding sequence ATGGCGACAATACACACCAGTGGTACACAGCTTGAGGCTCAAGTGACTCAACTTCCGCTCAATAAGCCCTTTTTGGTTTCTTTGGCTGTTGTCTTTCTCATCGCTATGCACTTTTTTATGCCCAACCCTGGTGGTTCAGGCCTAGCGCTCTCCTTCAACCCAACCACATGGCTTGCCTTGAGCTTTACTCTGGCAATTGGCTTTTATCAAATGGCCAATAACCGTGTCATCAAATACTCAAAGCTCACTATTGGACTTCTGATTAGCTGCATAATTCTTACCCTGCCAGTTTTATACAGTAATGCTGCACTTTCCGGAGCTTCAGGTCGCTTACTTGGACTATGGGCTGGTTTCGCGTTGTTTGTTCTTCTTCAGCAGTTCAAATTCAGTAACAAACACAAGCAGCGCTTACTGTGGTTCATTGTACTTGCCGTGATGCTTCAAGCTCTGTTTGGTTACTTCCAGTACTTTTTCTTAGAAGCGGGCAATATGTTTGGTTACAACACCAAAGCCAACCGTCCTTATGGTATTTTTCAACAACCAAATGTGATGGCAAGTTTTCTCGCAACTGGGTTTGTACTTTCTGCTTATCTACTGGCAAGACAACCAACCAAGTACAACCTCAAACTGAGTGAATCATTTCTGCTCTATCTTATGCCAGCAATCACAGTACCACTGCTGATCATCATCGCATCCAGAACGGGTTGGCTAGCCAGCGTGTTAAGCTTTGTCCTTATCCTGCCATACCTTTACAAGTTTTCGACCAAGAAACGTTTTTACGGCTGGTGTGGTTCTGTCGTACTTGGGCTGATTGCCGGTTTCGCTATCATCAACTTACAAGCAGCGGATAGCTTAGCCAGCAAGCGTACACACTTAGAAAGCCCTCGAGCTTATACTTTTCCGCAAGCCCTCGACATGATGGTGGAAAAGCCATTTTCTGGTTACGGCTACGGTAAGTTTGAGTCTGAATATACGCTCTATACAGCACGCCAACATCAACTTAATCCCAATTATCACCCTGGCCTTCCAGCGATGGACCATCCACACAATGAGTTGTTATTTTGGGGCGTCGAAGGCGGTATCGTGCCTATTATCGGTATTCTGCTTGCAGCGGCTTTAGTCGCAGGTCGGATAACCACTGCAATAAAAGGAACGCGGCTCGCATTGTTCGCGTTGTTTATTCCGATCGTTTTACACTCACAACTTGAGTATCCGTTTTACCACTCAGCGATTCACTGGATCACCTTTATCGTGCTCCTTTACTGGGTAGATCAACGCACTTCCCAGCATTACCAAAAGGGATTTAGCATTATCAGTAAGACGTTGTTTAGAGTAACGAGCTTGGTTGTGCCTATTCTTGTCAGCTTTTATATGTTAAGTGCCCTGCATACCAACTATGTACTGACCAAGTTTGAGAAGTCTCAGCCTAAAAATCCGGACATTCTAAAAGAGGTTTCGAACCCTGTAGTTTGGAAAGATCGTTACGATTGGGATATCTACAGTACTTATCTCAATATCGGACTCTATCAAGAAGATCCGAAGCTGATTCAGCCGTATATCGATTGGTCTTTGAATATCATCAAGTCGAAGCCTCGACCTGCGTTTTACAACAACCTGATCTTGGCTTACCAAGGCTTAGGGGACGAAAGCAAAGCAGAACAAATTCGCAGCGAAGCGCAATTCCTATTCCCTAATCGAGATTTTTCAACGGTGCAGTACCAGCGCCCATCACAGGTAAAATCATCGACCTCATCAGCGCACAGCAGCGCTCAATAG
- the uvrA gene encoding excinuclease ABC subunit UvrA, producing MDKIEVRGARTHNLKDINLTIPRDKLIVITGLSGSGKSSLAFDTLYAEGQRRYVESLSAYARQFLSLMEKPDVDHIEGLSPAISIEQKSTSHNPRSTVGTITEVYDYLRLLYARVGEPRCPDHHIPLAAQTISQMVDKVLELPEGSKMMLLAPIVKERKGEHVKTLQNLAAQGFIRARIDGETCDLSDPPALELHKKHTIEVVVDRFKVRPDLQQRLAESFETTLELSGGIAVVDWMDDNDQEEIVFSANFACPKCGYSMQELEPRLFSFNNPAGACGTCDGLGVQQYFDPSRIIVDDNLSIADGAIKGWDQKNYYYFQMLTSLAEHYGFDLFSPFSSLPKKTQDIILKGSGRTEVEFKYINDRGDIRVKRHPFEGILNTLERRYRDTESNSVREDLAKYISTKSCSSCGGTRLRLEARNVFIGDTTLPQIVELSIADALAFFQNLQLNGQRAQIAEKVMKEINDRLHFLVNVGLNYLNLSRSAETLSGGEAQRIRLASQIGAGLVGVMYVLDEPSIGLHQRDNERLLQTLVHLRDLGNTVLVVEHDEDAIRCADHVIDIGPGAGVHGGNVVAEGTMQEIIDNPNSLTGQYLSGVKEIAVPKERTPIDKKKVVELIGATGNNLKEVTATIPVGLFSCITGVSGSGKSTLINDTFFKIAHTQLNGATTAVPAPYKKIKGLEHFDKVIDIDQSPIGRTPRSNPATYTGIFTPIRELFSGTQEARSRGYKPGRFSFNVRGGRCEACQGDGVIKVEMHFLPDVYVPCDVCKGKRYNRETLEVRYKGKTIDEVLEMTVEDAREFFNPVPVIARKLQTLMDVGLSYIRLGQAATTLSGGEAQRVKLARELSKRDTGKTLYILDEPTTGLHFHDIQQLLTVLHRLRDHGNTVVVIEHNLDVIKTADWIIDLGPEGGQGGGEIIAAGTPEDVALVEGSHTARFLKPMLTMK from the coding sequence ATGGATAAAATTGAAGTAAGGGGTGCTCGCACGCACAACCTCAAAGATATAAACCTAACAATCCCAAGAGATAAGCTAATTGTGATTACGGGTTTGTCTGGATCTGGTAAGTCTTCACTGGCTTTCGACACCCTCTATGCAGAAGGTCAACGCCGCTACGTTGAGTCACTGTCTGCCTACGCTCGTCAATTTTTATCCCTGATGGAAAAACCCGATGTTGACCACATTGAAGGCCTGTCTCCAGCGATCTCTATCGAGCAAAAGTCAACATCTCATAACCCGCGTTCAACCGTCGGTACAATTACCGAAGTCTATGATTACCTGAGACTCTTGTATGCTCGTGTTGGTGAACCTCGTTGTCCAGATCACCACATCCCTCTTGCTGCGCAAACCATCAGCCAAATGGTGGACAAGGTACTAGAGCTGCCAGAGGGCTCGAAGATGATGCTGCTGGCACCTATCGTTAAAGAGCGTAAGGGTGAGCATGTTAAGACACTGCAAAACCTTGCGGCTCAAGGCTTTATTAGAGCAAGGATCGACGGAGAGACTTGTGATCTTTCCGATCCACCAGCACTAGAACTGCATAAGAAACACACGATTGAAGTGGTAGTGGATCGCTTTAAGGTTCGCCCTGATCTTCAACAACGACTCGCTGAGTCTTTTGAGACGACTCTAGAGCTATCTGGCGGTATCGCTGTTGTCGATTGGATGGACGATAACGATCAAGAAGAGATCGTATTTTCGGCTAACTTCGCTTGCCCGAAATGTGGTTACAGCATGCAAGAGCTTGAACCACGACTGTTCTCTTTCAATAACCCTGCCGGTGCCTGTGGTACCTGTGATGGCCTAGGTGTACAGCAATACTTCGACCCAAGCCGCATTATTGTTGACGACAACCTAAGTATTGCAGACGGTGCCATCAAAGGTTGGGATCAAAAGAACTATTACTACTTCCAAATGCTCACCTCGCTAGCTGAGCACTACGGATTTGATCTATTTTCCCCGTTCAGCTCTTTACCAAAGAAAACTCAAGACATCATCTTGAAAGGCTCAGGTCGAACAGAGGTTGAATTTAAGTACATCAATGATCGTGGCGATATTCGAGTTAAGCGTCACCCGTTTGAAGGTATTCTGAATACGTTAGAGAGACGCTACCGTGATACGGAGTCAAACTCGGTTCGTGAAGATCTAGCGAAATACATCTCAACCAAGTCATGTTCTAGCTGTGGTGGCACTCGTCTAAGACTCGAAGCACGTAATGTATTTATTGGTGATACTACCCTACCGCAAATTGTCGAGCTGAGTATTGCTGATGCATTGGCATTCTTCCAAAATCTACAATTAAACGGTCAGCGCGCCCAAATTGCTGAAAAGGTAATGAAAGAGATCAACGACCGCCTGCACTTCCTGGTCAACGTTGGCTTGAACTACCTCAACCTATCACGCAGCGCAGAGACACTTTCGGGTGGTGAAGCGCAACGAATCCGACTTGCAAGCCAAATTGGTGCAGGTCTGGTTGGCGTTATGTATGTTCTAGATGAACCTTCCATTGGTCTCCACCAGCGCGACAATGAGCGACTACTACAGACTCTCGTACACCTTCGCGATCTTGGTAACACGGTATTGGTGGTAGAGCATGATGAAGATGCGATTCGTTGCGCCGATCACGTGATTGATATTGGTCCGGGCGCTGGTGTTCATGGTGGTAATGTTGTAGCCGAAGGCACCATGCAAGAGATCATCGACAATCCAAACTCTTTAACTGGTCAGTACCTCAGTGGCGTAAAAGAAATTGCCGTACCAAAAGAGCGTACTCCAATCGACAAAAAGAAAGTGGTTGAGCTAATTGGTGCGACAGGCAACAACCTTAAAGAGGTGACAGCCACAATTCCTGTCGGTCTGTTCAGCTGTATTACAGGCGTGTCAGGTTCAGGCAAATCAACTCTAATTAACGATACCTTCTTTAAGATCGCCCACACGCAACTTAACGGTGCAACCACGGCAGTACCAGCGCCATATAAGAAGATAAAAGGCTTAGAGCATTTCGATAAGGTTATCGATATCGACCAAAGCCCAATTGGACGCACCCCGCGCTCTAACCCTGCAACCTATACTGGTATCTTCACACCGATTCGTGAACTGTTTTCGGGTACACAAGAAGCGCGTTCTCGTGGTTACAAGCCGGGCCGCTTTAGCTTCAACGTTCGAGGTGGACGCTGTGAAGCCTGTCAGGGTGATGGGGTTATTAAAGTCGAAATGCACTTCTTACCAGATGTATACGTTCCTTGTGATGTATGTAAAGGGAAACGCTATAACCGTGAAACGTTGGAAGTACGCTACAAAGGCAAGACCATCGATGAAGTGTTAGAGATGACGGTCGAAGATGCTCGCGAATTCTTTAACCCAGTTCCAGTGATCGCACGCAAGCTCCAAACATTAATGGACGTGGGCTTGTCATATATTCGACTCGGACAAGCCGCGACAACGCTGTCTGGTGGTGAAGCGCAGCGTGTTAAACTGGCTCGTGAACTATCTAAACGTGATACTGGTAAGACTCTTTATATCCTAGATGAGCCAACCACAGGCCTACACTTCCACGATATCCAACAGCTATTGACCGTTCTACACCGTCTGCGTGACCACGGAAACACCGTCGTAGTCATCGAACACAACTTGGATGTGATTAAAACCGCAGACTGGATCATCGATCTTGGCCCAGAGGGTGGCCAAGGTGGCGGTGAAATTATTGCCGCTGGTACACCAGAAGATGTGGCATTAGTCGAAGGTTCTCACACCGCTCGTTTTCTTAAGCCTATGTTAACTATGAAATAG
- the galU gene encoding UTP--glucose-1-phosphate uridylyltransferase GalU: MIKKCLFPAAGYGTRFLPATKSMPKEMMPVVSKPLIEYGVEEAIEAGMDGMCIVTGRGKHSIMDHFDKNYELEHQISGTNKEELLYNIRETIEAANFTYIRQREMKGLGHAILTGRELVGDEPFAVVLADDLCVNEQQGVLAQMVALYKQFRCSIVAVQEVPEDETHKYGVISGEMIKDDLYRVDDMVEKPEQGTAPSNLAIIGRYILTPDIFELIENTEPGKGGEIQITDALLKQAQSGCVLAYKFKGKRFDCGSIEGYIEATNFCYENLYKKDEQKVELDKHSTKKEA, encoded by the coding sequence ATGATTAAAAAGTGCCTTTTCCCGGCGGCTGGCTACGGTACACGTTTCTTACCTGCAACTAAATCGATGCCAAAAGAGATGATGCCTGTTGTGAGCAAACCACTCATAGAATATGGCGTTGAAGAAGCCATTGAAGCAGGCATGGACGGCATGTGTATCGTAACAGGCCGTGGTAAGCACTCGATCATGGACCACTTCGACAAAAACTACGAACTTGAGCACCAAATCAGTGGCACTAATAAAGAAGAACTGCTGTATAACATTCGTGAAACGATTGAAGCGGCAAACTTCACCTACATTCGTCAGCGTGAAATGAAGGGCTTAGGTCACGCTATCTTAACTGGTCGTGAGCTTGTTGGTGATGAACCGTTTGCTGTGGTACTGGCTGATGACTTATGCGTGAACGAGCAGCAGGGTGTACTTGCGCAGATGGTCGCACTTTACAAACAGTTCCGTTGTTCAATTGTTGCGGTACAAGAAGTGCCAGAAGACGAAACACACAAATACGGTGTGATCTCAGGTGAAATGATTAAAGATGACCTTTACCGCGTGGATGACATGGTAGAGAAACCAGAGCAAGGCACCGCTCCAAGTAACCTAGCCATCATTGGTCGCTACATTCTGACCCCAGATATCTTCGAGCTGATTGAGAATACTGAACCTGGCAAAGGCGGCGAGATTCAAATCACCGATGCGCTACTAAAACAGGCTCAATCAGGCTGTGTACTTGCCTACAAATTCAAAGGTAAACGCTTCGACTGTGGTAGCATTGAAGGCTATATCGAAGCAACAAACTTCTGCTACGAAAACCTATACAAAAAAGACGAGCAAAAAGTTGAGTTAGATAAACACTCAACCAAGAAAGAAGCTTAA
- a CDS encoding RNA-guided endonuclease InsQ/TnpB family protein, with amino-acid sequence MKRAYKERFYPTEQQTELLAKSFGCARFVWNNSLKFRTDAYYERGESIAHSVLEKRLVPLKAEFEWLKEVSSVIFQQCLRDQQEAFKNFWEKRTKYPKFKSKHHKQSIRLTKAAFNYKDGQLFIAKSKQPLDIRWSRELPSEPSSITISKDKAGRYYVSMLCEFEPKSMPITAKTVGIDLGLNNLFITDSGEKVDNPRYTKCYEKKLAYLQRKLAKKKKGSKNRDKMRQKVARLHAKIADCRLDNLHKLSRRLIDESQIICVESLQVKNMIRNPKLAKYIADASWGEFVRQLKYKAEWAGRTIAEIDRFFPSSKRCSSCGFVHESMPLNLRDWTCPECQTHHDRYLLHKITSPHSKQRILYI; translated from the coding sequence ATGAAGCGAGCATACAAAGAAAGATTCTATCCAACCGAACAACAAACCGAACTACTGGCAAAGTCGTTTGGTTGTGCTCGTTTTGTCTGGAATAACTCGCTAAAGTTCCGCACCGATGCGTACTATGAGCGTGGTGAATCTATTGCTCACTCAGTGTTGGAAAAGCGTTTAGTGCCTTTAAAAGCTGAGTTTGAGTGGTTGAAAGAAGTATCTAGCGTGATATTTCAACAATGCCTACGCGATCAACAAGAGGCATTCAAAAACTTCTGGGAGAAGCGCACCAAGTACCCTAAGTTCAAATCGAAACATCATAAGCAATCCATTCGTCTAACCAAAGCTGCGTTTAACTATAAAGACGGGCAATTATTCATTGCTAAGTCAAAGCAACCTTTAGATATTCGTTGGTCGCGTGAACTACCAAGCGAACCTAGTTCAATCACTATTTCAAAAGACAAAGCAGGTCGATACTATGTGTCGATGCTATGTGAGTTTGAACCTAAATCAATGCCAATAACCGCTAAAACGGTTGGCATTGATTTAGGTTTAAATAACCTGTTCATCACTGATAGCGGTGAGAAAGTCGATAATCCTCGCTACACCAAATGCTACGAAAAGAAACTGGCATATCTACAGCGAAAGCTCGCCAAGAAAAAGAAAGGCAGCAAGAACCGCGACAAGATGCGTCAGAAAGTCGCTAGGCTACATGCAAAAATAGCCGATTGTCGATTAGATAACTTGCACAAGTTATCTCGCAGACTAATAGATGAAAGCCAAATCATCTGTGTTGAGTCGCTCCAAGTGAAGAACATGATCCGAAATCCAAAACTAGCTAAGTATATCGCTGACGCTTCATGGGGCGAGTTTGTCCGTCAATTGAAGTACAAAGCGGAATGGGCTGGACGCACTATCGCAGAGATAGACCGCTTCTTTCCTAGCTCAAAACGTTGCTCTAGTTGCGGGTTTGTACATGAATCCATGCCGCTTAATCTCAGAGACTGGACTTGTCCAGAGTGCCAAACGCACCATGATCGTTATCTATTACATAAAATAACCAGTCCACATAGTAAACAAAGAATACTTTACATCTAA
- a CDS encoding site-specific integrase — MQVRKIKINNQSEDFWIVVGSDYLPIKEIDLYLKYLLSTGKSPNTIRSYAYHLKELWLFLADAELEWDNVGLVEMSKFINWLKVGYTGNVMTLSETTSLRSEKTINTIVTAVISFYDYHSRLDNTKELQTKKANKFGGKNYKSFLHHISNQEGNSRNILKIKEPKRIPKTLTTDQVKNLIKVSGNRRDKFLISLLYETGMRIGEALGLKHEDIQSWDKVIQVIPRKKNENNARAKSDEQRTIDVSTQLIQLYTDYVVYDFDEIESDYVFVNIWGENVGKPLTYSTVYTKFRRLAEKHGIPFSPHIFRHTHATELLRSGWDASYVQKRLGHKDIQTTINTYAHLDDQDLKQAFQKFQKDKK, encoded by the coding sequence ATGCAGGTAAGAAAGATTAAGATCAATAACCAGAGTGAAGACTTCTGGATTGTAGTTGGATCTGATTACCTCCCTATCAAAGAAATAGACCTTTACCTTAAATACCTACTCTCTACTGGTAAGTCACCAAACACCATAAGATCATACGCCTATCACCTAAAGGAACTGTGGCTCTTTTTAGCTGATGCTGAACTGGAATGGGACAATGTTGGCTTGGTCGAAATGTCGAAATTTATCAACTGGCTGAAAGTTGGTTATACAGGGAATGTAATGACGTTATCTGAAACCACGTCATTACGCTCAGAGAAAACAATCAACACCATCGTTACGGCAGTGATCTCTTTTTATGACTATCACTCAAGGCTGGATAACACAAAAGAGTTGCAGACCAAGAAAGCCAACAAGTTTGGCGGCAAAAACTACAAATCTTTCTTGCACCACATAAGCAATCAAGAAGGTAACTCCAGAAACATCCTCAAGATAAAAGAACCTAAGCGAATTCCTAAAACACTCACCACTGATCAGGTGAAAAACCTGATTAAAGTAAGTGGTAACAGAAGAGATAAGTTTCTAATCAGCTTGCTTTACGAAACAGGAATGAGGATCGGTGAAGCTCTTGGGTTAAAGCATGAGGACATCCAGAGTTGGGACAAAGTTATTCAAGTTATTCCTCGTAAGAAAAACGAAAATAACGCTAGAGCCAAAAGTGACGAGCAAAGGACGATAGATGTTAGTACGCAACTAATTCAGTTGTACACGGACTACGTAGTGTATGACTTTGACGAAATTGAGTCCGATTATGTATTTGTGAATATTTGGGGAGAGAATGTCGGCAAGCCTCTGACTTATAGCACTGTCTACACCAAATTTCGACGCTTGGCTGAGAAACATGGTATCCCTTTTTCGCCGCACATCTTTAGGCACACTCATGCCACCGAACTATTAAGAAGCGGTTGGGATGCGTCATATGTCCAGAAGCGGCTCGGACATAAAGACATACAAACAACCATAAACACCTATGCCCACTTGGATGACCAAGACCTCAAGCAAGCATTTCAGAAATTCCAGAAGGACAAAAAATGA
- a CDS encoding tyrosine-type recombinase/integrase: protein MSNKLAIVGTGSTGLNAKEVNPSDSVRKLAIEAVERMLTGEPVRVAKESKLVFKNVAKEAGISSTVLHREFGDVMSYVEARKRSGKAPRTTIHAIDARKKCFEAIRRIVGKEPLVISKSAKLNVKNVGREADVDDSYIYQALPDVLEEIVKQQSENEVFGNKETNAKLMAALQRLVEKNKKVTVKDVCREAKMREQFDMVVRKSYPDVHSAILDVITRQKEEKRLEERTAILEALERLRTGNPLNTTPIPAGRYLSVKKLMHESGVHETTILRYHRDIADDCISQKRIDTDDVWFLNDGELEVKGGTDASKLNFSQIPFEWLKKSAMDFIKASYATKSTGTLVGHIHAIKMFGNALQELNESCTPTDIDRSLIEKMLFVWSKAGLKNTSLKRRLGSLRQYVEWCEDTGVITFGSTRLIRDSDYPKEEKKIPKFIPEYVMSQLNANIDGLHPHVMRFFLTLQEVGMRISECCALPFDCIYADAQGDYFIKYYQFKMKKDHVVPISTELVEVIKEQQREVIAEFGSATELLFPTPKFQQNKRAYPRAGKAWSKGTLIKNLNALANERNIVSEDGSIYHFSFHKFRHTTATRMINNGVPQHIVQRYLGHESPTMTSTYAHILDKTLKQEFAKFQGKMVDINGDIYGVEEVANSLSEGSDADSLDAQWLKKNIAVQTLPNGLCSLPVVQGSCPHANACLTCPSFRTDHRYLPQHKDQLQRTEEIIATCASKGWTRQLEMNEKIKQSLVNIIEPLEVKQNDA, encoded by the coding sequence ATGAGTAACAAACTAGCAATTGTAGGCACTGGTAGCACAGGGCTGAATGCGAAAGAGGTAAACCCTTCTGATAGTGTCAGGAAACTTGCTATAGAGGCTGTTGAGCGCATGTTAACAGGCGAGCCTGTAAGAGTGGCGAAAGAGTCAAAGTTGGTATTTAAGAATGTCGCCAAAGAAGCTGGTATATCTTCAACAGTGCTTCATCGAGAGTTCGGTGATGTGATGAGTTATGTTGAGGCTAGAAAACGCAGTGGGAAAGCACCGCGCACCACAATCCATGCTATCGACGCTAGAAAAAAGTGCTTTGAAGCTATCAGGCGCATCGTAGGCAAAGAGCCACTTGTCATTTCCAAAAGTGCAAAACTCAATGTTAAGAATGTAGGCAGAGAGGCAGATGTCGATGATTCCTATATTTACCAAGCATTACCTGATGTCCTTGAGGAAATTGTTAAACAGCAATCTGAAAATGAAGTCTTCGGAAATAAGGAAACTAATGCCAAGTTGATGGCTGCGCTTCAAAGGTTAGTAGAAAAAAACAAAAAGGTAACGGTTAAAGATGTTTGCCGTGAGGCAAAGATGCGCGAACAATTTGATATGGTAGTTCGCAAGAGCTATCCAGATGTACATAGCGCCATTCTTGATGTTATCACTAGGCAAAAGGAAGAGAAACGCTTAGAAGAGCGCACAGCCATTTTAGAAGCACTAGAGCGCCTAAGAACAGGCAACCCATTAAACACTACGCCAATACCTGCTGGGCGCTATTTAAGCGTTAAAAAGCTGATGCATGAGTCAGGTGTACATGAAACAACTATTCTTCGGTATCACCGTGACATAGCTGATGACTGTATATCCCAAAAAAGGATTGATACTGATGACGTGTGGTTTTTGAATGATGGCGAACTTGAGGTTAAAGGTGGTACTGATGCGTCAAAACTCAACTTTAGCCAGATTCCTTTTGAGTGGCTCAAGAAGTCAGCTATGGACTTCATCAAGGCGAGTTATGCAACAAAATCGACGGGCACTTTAGTTGGTCATATTCATGCCATAAAAATGTTTGGTAATGCTCTTCAAGAGCTGAACGAATCATGCACACCAACTGATATTGATCGTTCGCTAATAGAAAAAATGCTATTTGTTTGGTCGAAAGCTGGGTTAAAAAACACGAGCTTAAAAAGAAGGCTTGGTTCGCTCAGGCAGTATGTTGAATGGTGTGAAGATACAGGGGTCATTACATTCGGCTCTACGAGACTAATTCGTGACTCCGACTATCCTAAAGAAGAGAAAAAAATTCCTAAGTTCATACCCGAATATGTAATGAGCCAGTTAAACGCCAACATAGACGGCCTTCACCCACATGTGATGCGATTTTTCTTAACACTTCAAGAGGTGGGGATGCGTATAAGCGAGTGCTGCGCCCTGCCGTTTGACTGTATTTATGCCGATGCTCAGGGTGATTACTTCATCAAGTATTACCAATTCAAAATGAAAAAAGACCATGTTGTTCCCATCAGCACAGAACTGGTTGAAGTTATAAAAGAGCAGCAGCGTGAAGTGATTGCTGAATTTGGCAGCGCGACAGAATTGTTATTCCCTACGCCTAAATTCCAACAAAATAAACGAGCATATCCTCGTGCGGGGAAGGCGTGGTCTAAAGGAACGTTAATTAAAAACCTTAACGCACTGGCTAACGAGCGCAACATAGTTAGCGAAGACGGTAGCATTTACCATTTTTCTTTTCATAAATTTAGACATACCACAGCGACTCGAATGATCAACAACGGAGTCCCACAACATATTGTTCAAAGGTACTTAGGGCATGAGTCGCCGACGATGACTAGCACCTATGCGCATATATTGGATAAAACGTTAAAACAGGAGTTCGCTAAATTCCAAGGTAAGATGGTTGATATTAATGGGGATATCTATGGTGTGGAAGAGGTTGCTAATAGCTTGTCAGAAGGCTCAGATGCAGACTCTCTAGATGCTCAGTGGCTAAAGAAAAACATTGCTGTCCAAACCTTGCCAAACGGACTTTGTTCACTTCCCGTTGTGCAAGGAAGCTGTCCTCATGCTAATGCTTGCTTGACCTGTCCTAGCTTTAGAACTGACCATCGGTATCTTCCTCAACATAAAGATCAGTTGCAACGAACAGAAGAAATTATTGCTACGTGTGCAAGTAAGGGGTGGACACGGCAACTAGAAATGAATGAAAAAATTAAGCAATCACTGGTAAATATCATTGAACCGCTAGAGGTAAAGCAAAATGACGCATAA
- a CDS encoding DUF6262 family protein yields MTHKRNTSGLKSTAGKKKEVALKKTDEAIKRLIKTDKPINFNTVAEEAGVSKAWLYKETEVSERIKRLREQSSSKKPSARTTTSKVGDASKDALIATLKSRVRELESENNDLKKQLEVVYGKLHDATM; encoded by the coding sequence ATGACGCATAAGAGAAATACTTCTGGTCTGAAATCTACAGCAGGAAAAAAGAAAGAGGTGGCTCTTAAGAAAACGGATGAAGCCATAAAGCGGCTAATAAAGACCGATAAGCCAATCAATTTCAACACGGTTGCAGAAGAAGCTGGAGTATCCAAAGCGTGGCTGTACAAAGAAACCGAAGTCTCTGAGCGAATTAAGCGACTAAGGGAGCAATCATCGAGCAAGAAACCTTCTGCTCGAACCACAACTTCTAAGGTCGGTGACGCCTCTAAAGACGCTCTAATAGCCACTCTTAAGTCCAGAGTGAGAGAATTAGAGTCGGAAAACAATGACCTTAAAAAACAGCTAGAGGTGGTATACGGAAAGCTCCATGATGCTACTATGTAG